GCTATTTaaatgtttatccattacttttagataACTATTATAAGTAAAAAGCTATCGTTATGCTATAaaggaactacaccacggtcacatgagcgcgagtatacacaacgaggctgtgaaggcggacgagtcggcatgatgatgtttagtctcatttagtcacttgttagcaaccgccttttttaagacacattcaTGAGTGAGATATTTACTGACGGATTTTACGtcgtagaaaaaaaaagttaaaagtctcttcagcttgtgttaatctaattaaaaacccattccataaacccattgacttccagacgagggaactagAAGTGccaaaatgctaactcatttccgggttttaagactcattcctCTATTTTGCCAAAATATGTGTGAGCTGATTTGCACAAGTAACATAAGTTTTATAAGTAGAAATAGATAAATGAACAACACaatcaaaaatgtaatgtatgctTTAATTTTATTACGTTTAGAGGTTTCATAGATTCATTGACTTAATCTTAGATTCTGCTTATTGAAGAATGTTAGGTTATAACAGAAACTTGCTTTCAGAAATTATCATTTTGATTGTTATTAACAGCCGTAGAGCGCGTTGATCCTCTCGATGTCCCAGTAGGACATGCCCTGCCTCTGGCCGATCTGGACGTTGGGGTCGGGGATGGGGGTGATGGAGTCCTTCCCGTACTGGATGGAGAAGGCTGTCCTTCCATAGTGCATGATGGAGGAGTAGTTGTAGGGAGTGTTCAGGTTGTTGGTGGCCTGCTTGTAGAAGTTGTAGGCCATCTGCGGGTTGATGTTCTGCCAGTTGATGCTGACGTAGTTGTCGCGGTCGCTCCTGGTCTGTTCGTGCTGGAAGCCCAGAGCGTGGTTGATCTCGTGCTGGATGATGCCGTGGTAGAGGCAGCCCTGCCTGTTGAGAGAAAGCACCTGACTGCCTCCAGTTCTGCCAAGAGAGGAGAAACATCCGGCTCTGTTCTCAATGCTGATATAGTCGTACTCGTTCTGAAGGGGGACGAAGCGGAGGCATGTCTTGCTGTGGAAGGTCTCCATGGCATAGTCGATCTTCTGCCTCTGACAGCTGGTGAACTCGCTGCTCATGGTGAAGGGGATCATCACCAAGCCGTTGGAGGATTTCCTCCACAGGCAGTCCTGGGACCAGCACTTCATGGCGTTTCTAGTTCTGGGAACCAGCAGGTCTCCTTCCAGCAGGATCTCATTGGTGCCGTTGTTGGAGGTCAGAATCCTGGTGGTGATGTCGACGGTGTCTGGgatttcttctccttcttcgcCTCCTTCCTCCTGGAGAGGAAGAGCCTGAGAGAGGCcgagcaggagcagcagcagcaggctgacagAGGGAGTCATCTTCATGGTCTGGAGGCTGTGGAGCTTCTGTGGAGAGCTGCTGTGGAAAGACTCCTTGAGGCTTGATGTTTGACTCAGTTCAGTCCAGGGTCTTTATACTCTCCTCTACAGGTGTGTCTGCAGGAGGATTATGGGTTGGGGTCTATACTGCTAGGCCTGAACAAACCTCTGAAGGGAGGATTCCACGGATAAACCTACTTTTTAAACATAGTTTCTAATCCCCCAAAGTTTCTTTGCCCATTTTGTGCCACATCCTTAGCACACACTAAAACTCAGCCGGTTTTATTTTCCGATGGCTTGCATATGGCTTTTTAGCAACCTTTACCAAAGTATATATGTTAAAATTAAATGTGTGTGACCTAAATACAGTTTCTTCACTCTCTGATGACCTGAGTAATTGAAATCCCCGGTGCGCCTTTTTATGACAAGCTGTTAAAGTTGTAGCAAAAGCTGCGTGTCCCTCTGTGAGGATGATAGACGGCCTATTGAAACTCTTGCATATGTAGAAGATGGTAATAGGTTCCTGTGGGACATGTTGCTGTGGCCGTGCCCGAGACAGCTctctagtaaaaaaaaaaaaaaaatgaatactaAATTGTATGAAACAGTCCAGCCTATTGTACAAAAACCATCATGGCTGACCCTCCATCAGTGAACGGCAGTAACATCTGTTTACTGATGCACGCTTGCTAATTTATTATGCATTTTCTTTCAATTAGTTTTCTAGTAGTTAGAAGCAACTTTAGCACCTTTTAATTCTTTTActtgttttcttcatttaaaaacaaatgggCAAGGCCAGATAAATGGTTTTCACTTCAGTTCAGCACTTGAAAACCCGCTTCATTctgtaatgtattttaaaacTCAATGATAGTTGTTTACTGGTATTTAACTAGGTACCCAGGATGCCATATGTCCTCTTGTCTCATGAAAATATGGACTTGAATTTGTTCAATTTAATTATCGCGTATAAACCGACTACACCTCCCTTGAATCCTGGCCTCAGATAAAGTGTAAAGATGAATTGTGAAAagaatgtgtgttttctctctaacgccccccctccctcctcaatCTCATCAGCCACCGTGATTAAGGTTTGGCATTGGGGATTGTGCTGTCTTTTTGGAGAGATATTTCAGCTGCATTTCTGACACTCTGAAAGGAGAGGAAGATAAAGGAGGCGTCGGGGAAAAAACTCCTTCCCGTTGTGTGAGTCCTAGAGAGGGCCTTGAACCCTGCCATTCACgcctttctctccatcagctGAGTCTAATtgccagagaggacaggagacccCAGGCCCGATCGTTCCTTATCCTCTTTAGCGCTTTCAGGCGAGTGAAAGGCGAGCTTCTGCTTTTGATCTTTTCTCTGATTCGCTTTTTCTTCTCTGTCATCCCTACCATCCTCTCCTCAGGAGTGACACCAGCTCCTTTCACTGCCTGCCCCCGTCTCCATCTGCCCAAAATAATGACCAAGGCCCAGGCATTATTAAACAGAGGTGGAGAAGGGAGGTCAGCactgggagagggagagggaggtcTGGAAGGGGACTCCAAAACTCGTCTA
Above is a genomic segment from Sebastes umbrosus isolate fSebUmb1 chromosome 2, fSebUmb1.pri, whole genome shotgun sequence containing:
- the LOC119477235 gene encoding high choriolytic enzyme 1-like, which translates into the protein MKMTPSVSLLLLLLLGLSQALPLQEEGGEEGEEIPDTVDITTRILTSNNGTNEILLEGDLLVPRTRNAMKCWSQDCLWRKSSNGLVMIPFTMSSEFTSCQRQKIDYAMETFHSKTCLRFVPLQNEYDYISIENRAGCFSSLGRTGGSQVLSLNRQGCLYHGIIQHEINHALGFQHEQTRSDRDNYVSINWQNINPQMAYNFYKQATNNLNTPYNYSSIMHYGRTAFSIQYGKDSITPIPDPNVQIGQRQGMSYWDIERINALYGC